In the genome of Bacillota bacterium, one region contains:
- a CDS encoding stage V sporulation protein S — protein sequence MVDVLKVSSKSNPNSVAGALAGVLRERGNAEIQTVGAGALNQAVKAVAIARGFVAPSGMDLVCVPAFTDIEINGQERTAIRLIVSPR from the coding sequence TTGGTCGACGTCCTCAAGGTCTCATCGAAGTCCAATCCCAACTCGGTCGCCGGGGCTTTGGCAGGAGTCCTGCGCGAACGCGGCAACGCTGAGATTCAGACCGTCGGGGCCGGCGCCTTGAACCAAGCGGTCAAGGCGGTGGCCATCGCCCGAGGCTTTGTCGCCCCAAGTGGCATGGACCTGGTCTGCGTCCCGGCGTTCACCGACATCGAGATCAATGGTCAGGAACGGACGGCCATAAGGCTCATCGTCTCACCACGGTGA
- a CDS encoding TIGR00282 family metallophosphoesterase, with protein MRILFIGDVIGRPGREALAGLLPVIKEREGPDLVLANGENVAGGKGITQETAEELFEAGVDGITLGNHAWAKREVYDYLGLESRVVRPFNYPGQAPGHGTGVVQAADGREVTLVNLCGRVFLEVYVDCPFRAASRALEEVSGRSPFLIVDFHAEATSEKAAMAHYLDGRVSAVIGTHTHVQTADERILPKGTAFITDVGMTGPRHSIIGVDRDQALERFLTQLPTRLDVARPPSRLEAVVVDLDDQTGRATGIRRLQEDEG; from the coding sequence ATGAGGATCCTGTTCATCGGGGATGTCATAGGGCGGCCGGGGCGGGAGGCATTGGCCGGGCTCCTGCCGGTCATCAAGGAGCGAGAGGGCCCCGACCTGGTCCTGGCTAACGGCGAGAACGTGGCCGGGGGAAAGGGAATCACTCAGGAAACGGCCGAGGAGCTCTTCGAAGCCGGGGTCGACGGGATCACCCTCGGCAATCATGCCTGGGCCAAGCGTGAGGTCTATGACTACCTCGGACTGGAGTCACGGGTGGTCCGACCGTTCAACTACCCGGGCCAGGCTCCCGGCCACGGCACCGGGGTCGTTCAGGCGGCCGACGGTCGGGAGGTCACCCTCGTGAACCTGTGTGGCCGCGTCTTCCTGGAAGTCTACGTCGACTGCCCCTTCCGCGCCGCCTCGCGGGCCCTCGAAGAGGTCTCCGGGCGGTCGCCGTTCCTGATTGTCGATTTCCACGCCGAGGCCACCTCGGAGAAAGCGGCCATGGCCCACTACCTTGACGGTCGGGTGTCGGCGGTGATCGGTACCCATACCCACGTCCAGACGGCCGACGAACGGATCTTGCCGAAAGGCACGGCCTTCATCACTGATGTCGGGATGACCGGGCCCCGGCATTCGATCATCGGCGTCGACCGGGACCAGGCCCTGGAACGTTTCCTGACCCAGCTTCCGACGCGTCTCGATGTGGCCAGACCGCCGTCGAGGCTGGAAGCGGTGGTCGTCGACCTCGACGACCAGACCGGCCGAGCCACCGGGATCAGGCGCCTCCAGGAAGACGAGGGGTGA
- a CDS encoding HD domain-containing protein, whose amino-acid sequence MSEYRFPDGAWSHVTTVASVAVFLAEELKRSGRKVEVDLVRAAALLHDLGKAPGVPRDVDHAAASARIAAERGYAELVEAVRRHLLEAVLDPERQPRNLEEKLVYYADKLVARDFVGLAARFSDLKRRYPGSASLIEECWPAVRAMEAELFKDLRIRPEDLAGLAGLA is encoded by the coding sequence TTGTCGGAGTATCGCTTTCCGGACGGGGCCTGGTCTCACGTGACCACGGTGGCGTCCGTCGCCGTCTTCCTGGCCGAGGAATTGAAGCGGTCGGGCCGGAAGGTGGAAGTCGATCTCGTCCGGGCGGCCGCTCTCCTGCACGATTTGGGGAAGGCCCCGGGCGTTCCGCGGGACGTTGACCACGCCGCCGCCTCAGCCCGCATCGCCGCCGAGCGTGGCTACGCCGAACTGGTTGAGGCCGTCCGCCGTCACCTCCTCGAGGCCGTCCTGGATCCCGAGCGTCAACCGCGAAACCTGGAGGAGAAGCTCGTCTACTATGCCGACAAGCTGGTTGCCCGGGACTTTGTCGGCTTGGCGGCCCGCTTCTCCGACCTCAAGCGGCGATACCCCGGCAGCGCGTCACTCATCGAGGAGTGCTGGCCGGCGGTGAGAGCGATGGAAGCCGAGTTGTTCAAGGACCTTCGTATCCGGCCGGAAGACCTGGCCGGGCTGGCCGGTCTCGCTTGA